Proteins encoded in a region of the Pseudomonas shahriarae genome:
- a CDS encoding MipA/OmpV family protein, producing MRSKTIYLAATSVCLITCTQLSAAADWQYSLQAGAANLPRYSGSNERMTAPLLGANVVSPWGIFLDTNKGLGWGYEDDNLSFSAYVGASTARKDQKKSTSLGSDRLKGMGQIKSRPQFGVSASYTLGTAVLGATLEHALEQDDKKDSGKAFTSLELSIGTNLYDGDYGTVDASLNSLFGDGNYVRTWYGVTPGQAQHSRFRAYDAKGGMVSRGLNLDWSVPLGDHTTFSTLLDVQYLSGDAGKSPIVERRMQTSVMGVLNYSF from the coding sequence ATGCGTTCAAAAACGATTTACCTCGCTGCCACTTCTGTGTGCCTGATCACCTGCACCCAACTGTCAGCCGCCGCCGACTGGCAATACAGCCTGCAAGCCGGGGCGGCCAACCTGCCGCGTTACAGCGGCAGCAATGAGCGTATGACCGCGCCATTGCTGGGCGCAAACGTCGTCAGCCCGTGGGGGATTTTTCTCGATACCAACAAGGGGCTGGGCTGGGGTTATGAGGATGACAACCTCAGTTTCAGTGCCTATGTCGGCGCCAGCACTGCGCGCAAGGACCAGAAGAAAAGCACCAGCCTGGGCTCCGACCGGCTCAAGGGCATGGGCCAAATCAAGTCGCGACCGCAGTTCGGTGTGAGTGCCAGCTACACCTTGGGCACGGCCGTGCTGGGCGCGACCCTGGAACATGCGCTGGAGCAAGACGATAAAAAAGACAGCGGCAAGGCGTTTACCTCCCTGGAGCTGAGCATTGGCACCAACCTGTATGACGGTGACTACGGCACCGTGGACGCCAGCCTCAATAGCCTCTTTGGCGATGGCAACTATGTGCGCACCTGGTACGGCGTCACCCCCGGCCAGGCCCAGCACAGCCGCTTTCGCGCGTATGACGCCAAGGGTGGGATGGTCAGCCGGGGCTTGAACCTCGATTGGAGCGTGCCGCTGGGCGACCACACAACCTTCTCTACCTTGCTGGATGTGCAGTATTTGTCGGGGGATGCCGGCAAAAGCCCGATTGTGGAACGCCGGATGCAAACCTCCGTGATGGGTGTGCTGAACTACAGCTTTTGA
- a CDS encoding DUF1289 domain-containing protein: protein MPNQTIKTPCIGLCSTVYGDLVCRGCKRFHHEVIQWNGYGEEEKRAVWLRLEQLLVQVMAGKLEVFDPKRLRWQLEQRKIRFVPHQSEYCWAYQLIARGARVINNLEAYGMVLMPEFRDWNLPELRDAIDREFFILSEAHYQRYIAPGFLKDALGH from the coding sequence ATGCCCAACCAAACCATCAAGACCCCCTGCATCGGCCTGTGCTCCACGGTTTACGGCGATCTCGTGTGCCGCGGCTGCAAGCGTTTCCACCATGAAGTGATCCAGTGGAACGGCTATGGCGAGGAAGAAAAACGCGCAGTATGGCTGCGGCTTGAGCAACTGCTGGTGCAGGTCATGGCGGGCAAGCTGGAAGTATTCGACCCCAAACGGCTGCGCTGGCAACTCGAACAGCGAAAAATCCGCTTTGTGCCGCACCAGTCCGAATACTGCTGGGCCTACCAGTTGATCGCCCGGGGCGCGCGGGTGATCAACAACCTGGAAGCCTATGGCATGGTGCTGATGCCGGAGTTTCGCGACTGGAACCTGCCGGAACTGCGTGATGCCATTGATCGGGAGTTTTTTATCCTGTCCGAGGCGCATTACCAGCGCTATATCGCCCCTGGCTTCCTCAAGGATGCACTAGGTCACTGA
- a CDS encoding winged helix-turn-helix domain-containing protein: MENLGLGKVLLVEDDEKLAGLIAHFLSQHGFEVRVVHRGDEALAVFLAFKPKIVVLDLMLPGQSGLHVCREIRNVSDTPIVILTAKEDDLDHILGLESGADDYVIKPIKPPVLLARLRALQRRHLPEPTVRGSLAFGQLAIDRSCRGVSLGDEKIDLTTMEFELLWLLASSAGKILSRDDILNRMRGIAFDGLNRSVDVYISKLRNKLNDNPREPVCIKTIWGKGYLFNPFAWEA; the protein is encoded by the coding sequence ATGGAAAACCTGGGTCTGGGCAAGGTCCTACTCGTTGAGGACGATGAGAAGCTGGCAGGGCTGATCGCGCATTTTCTGTCACAGCATGGCTTTGAAGTGCGCGTGGTGCACCGGGGCGATGAGGCGTTGGCGGTGTTCCTGGCGTTCAAACCGAAGATTGTCGTGCTCGACCTGATGCTGCCGGGCCAGAGCGGCCTGCATGTGTGTCGCGAGATCCGCAATGTGTCCGACACCCCCATCGTGATCCTCACCGCCAAGGAAGACGACCTGGACCATATCCTCGGCCTGGAATCCGGCGCCGATGACTATGTGATCAAACCGATCAAGCCGCCGGTGCTGCTGGCACGCCTGCGCGCCTTGCAGCGCCGCCATCTGCCCGAGCCGACGGTGCGTGGTTCCCTGGCGTTCGGCCAACTGGCGATTGACCGCAGTTGTCGGGGGGTAAGCCTGGGTGACGAGAAGATCGACCTGACCACCATGGAGTTCGAGCTGCTGTGGCTGTTGGCCAGCAGCGCGGGCAAGATCCTCTCGCGGGACGATATCCTCAACCGCATGCGCGGGATCGCCTTCGATGGGCTCAACCGCAGTGTCGATGTGTATATCAGCAAGCTGCGCAACAAGCTCAATGACAACCCCCGCGAGCCGGTGTGCATCAAGACCATCTGGGGCAAGGGCTACCTGTTCAACCCGTTTGCCTGGGAGGCCTAG
- a CDS encoding ATP-binding protein produces the protein MLRLFLRLYIILALGLAGAIWLVNYTFDELLPEANETYNREAMRGPAYGLVEQLRPLPAGVAREARLAELQQHYGLRLALIARDAAALTSREQQLLTDGKLVVRGDFMEFITEIDGGAQLLQIKLPVEPRWLYLWAYSLLGLCLAIVLYFWVRPHWRDLEHIRLAAQRFGDNDLGSRILLPRRSSVRELAGHFNQMAERIEHLIANQRELTNAVSHELRTPIARLSFELDQLKQEADPRQSRALIGDMYADLGELEDMVSELLTYASLERGATQVTRENIEAHSWLDSVIGSVALEAEAEGVQLSLGTCEVDFIQIEPRFMARAVINLLRNAIRYAEHRVEVSLVKFGSGYEVRVCDDGPGVPEDGREKIFQPFMRLDASRDRRTGGFGLGLALVQRVSQWHGGQVQVLDSQWGGASFRMTWAYAD, from the coding sequence ATGCTGCGCCTGTTTCTGCGTCTGTACATCATCCTGGCCCTGGGCCTGGCCGGGGCAATCTGGCTGGTGAACTACACCTTCGACGAACTGCTGCCCGAAGCCAACGAAACCTACAACCGCGAAGCCATGCGCGGCCCGGCCTACGGCCTGGTGGAGCAGTTGCGCCCGCTGCCGGCTGGCGTGGCCCGCGAGGCACGCCTGGCCGAGCTGCAGCAGCACTATGGCCTGCGCCTGGCCTTGATTGCCCGGGACGCTGCGGCACTCACCTCCCGCGAGCAACAATTGCTGACTGACGGCAAGCTGGTGGTGCGCGGCGACTTTATGGAGTTCATCACCGAAATCGACGGTGGCGCGCAGCTGCTTCAGATCAAGCTGCCGGTGGAGCCGCGCTGGCTGTACCTGTGGGCCTATAGCTTGTTGGGCCTGTGCCTGGCGATTGTCCTGTATTTCTGGGTACGCCCGCACTGGCGCGACCTGGAGCATATCCGCCTGGCGGCCCAGCGATTTGGTGACAATGACCTGGGCTCGCGCATCCTCCTGCCACGGCGCTCGAGCGTGCGCGAGTTGGCCGGGCACTTCAACCAGATGGCCGAGCGCATCGAACACCTGATCGCCAATCAGCGCGAGCTGACCAATGCGGTGTCCCATGAACTGCGCACGCCGATTGCGCGCTTGTCGTTTGAACTCGACCAACTCAAACAGGAGGCCGATCCGCGCCAGAGCCGCGCGTTGATCGGCGATATGTACGCCGACCTAGGCGAACTGGAGGACATGGTTTCCGAACTGTTGACCTACGCCAGCCTTGAACGTGGCGCGACACAGGTCACCCGCGAGAACATCGAGGCCCACAGCTGGCTCGACAGTGTGATCGGCAGCGTGGCCCTGGAAGCCGAGGCCGAAGGCGTGCAACTGTCCCTGGGCACCTGTGAAGTCGACTTCATCCAGATCGAACCGCGGTTTATGGCTCGCGCGGTGATCAACCTGCTGCGCAATGCCATTCGTTACGCCGAGCATCGGGTCGAGGTGTCGCTGGTCAAGTTCGGCAGTGGTTATGAAGTACGCGTCTGCGACGACGGTCCCGGCGTACCCGAGGACGGCCGGGAGAAAATCTTCCAACCCTTTATGCGCCTGGACGCCAGCCGCGACCGCCGCACCGGCGGCTTTGGCCTGGGCCTGGCGCTGGTGCAGCGGGTCAGCCAGTGGCATGGCGGGCAGGTGCAGGTGCTGGACTCGCAGTGGGGCGGGGCGTCGTTCCGGATGACCTGGGCGTACGCCGACTGA
- a CDS encoding MFS transporter, with amino-acid sequence MRKDYLAFFVSLFLSRLADQILLFIVPLIVFQTTNSVAWAGLAFFIESLPRYLAFPVCGALCDKFSPVRILHISQAYRALACLVAVALYAMFGGIHWLVILSALCGVLTTQGIMAREVVMPHIFKHYTYAKTLSYSQIADQSGLVLGPLIAALMLEVWAWHWVVLGIAGLFVLADLAMLVWQRTTTVNLENHAQHRDIWLQPLRIALGHIRNLAELKRIIALAVGVNLIIGVTLATSAAMVTGLYAADKDAYALLQAAGAVVTIVILFYLARSSLALKVLGGLSYSVIALGALIMAISPNLWLYTLGFLLVTGFDKMFNVYMRSTRQRVIPVQDFGKTVGVITLFNNLAQPLAGLAIAVLAAPFGTQTVILLLTGITALIGVAVASGWHATVKAELDIG; translated from the coding sequence ATGCGCAAGGATTACCTGGCGTTCTTTGTTTCGCTGTTCCTGTCCCGGCTGGCGGACCAGATTCTGCTGTTTATTGTGCCGCTGATCGTATTTCAAACCACCAACAGCGTAGCGTGGGCCGGGCTGGCGTTCTTTATCGAGTCGCTGCCGCGATACCTGGCGTTCCCGGTGTGCGGGGCATTGTGCGACAAGTTTTCGCCCGTGCGCATCCTGCATATCAGCCAGGCCTACCGGGCGCTGGCGTGCCTGGTGGCCGTGGCGCTGTACGCGATGTTCGGCGGCATCCATTGGCTGGTGATCCTGTCGGCGCTGTGTGGAGTGCTGACGACCCAGGGCATCATGGCGCGAGAAGTCGTCATGCCGCATATTTTCAAGCATTACACCTACGCCAAGACCCTCTCCTACTCGCAAATCGCCGACCAGAGCGGCCTGGTGCTAGGGCCACTGATTGCTGCGCTGATGCTGGAGGTGTGGGCCTGGCATTGGGTGGTGCTGGGGATTGCCGGGCTGTTTGTGCTGGCAGACCTGGCAATGCTGGTTTGGCAGCGCACTACCACGGTGAATCTCGAAAACCACGCGCAACACCGGGATATCTGGCTGCAACCGCTACGCATCGCGCTCGGGCATATCCGTAACCTGGCGGAGCTCAAGCGCATTATCGCCCTGGCAGTCGGCGTGAATTTGATTATTGGCGTGACGCTGGCCACCTCCGCCGCCATGGTGACCGGCCTCTACGCGGCCGACAAGGATGCCTATGCACTGCTGCAGGCCGCCGGCGCGGTGGTGACCATCGTCATCCTGTTTTACCTGGCGCGCTCGAGCCTGGCGTTGAAAGTGCTGGGCGGGCTGTCGTATTCGGTGATTGCGCTTGGGGCATTGATCATGGCGATCAGTCCCAACCTCTGGCTGTACACCCTGGGCTTTCTGCTGGTCACCGGTTTCGACAAGATGTTCAACGTGTACATGCGCAGCACCCGTCAGCGGGTCATTCCCGTGCAGGATTTCGGCAAGACGGTGGGCGTGATCACCTTGTTCAATAACCTCGCGCAGCCATTGGCGGGCCTGGCAATTGCCGTGCTGGCGGCACCTTTTGGCACGCAAACGGTGATCCTGCTGCTGACCGGGATCACCGCGCTGATCGGCGTGGCCGTGGCCTCAGGCTGGCACGCCACTGTGAAAGCGGAACTCGATATCGGGTGA
- a CDS encoding tRNA-(ms[2]io[6]A)-hydroxylase — MNLPEIHDFLGCRTPDTWVQAALADQETLLIDHKNCEFKAASTALSLIAKYHSHVDLINMMSRLAREELVHHEQVMRLMKKRKIELRQLHASRYASGLRKVVRSHEPVKLVDTLVVGAFIEARSCERFEALVPHLDEELGKFYFGLLKSEARHFQGYLKLAYQYGDAKDVAQVIERVRAAEQELIESPDIEFRFHSGVPA; from the coding sequence ATGAACCTCCCCGAAATCCATGACTTCCTCGGTTGCCGCACCCCTGATACCTGGGTCCAGGCCGCACTGGCCGACCAGGAAACCCTGCTGATCGACCATAAAAACTGCGAATTCAAGGCCGCCAGCACGGCCTTGAGCCTGATTGCCAAGTACCACTCCCATGTCGACCTGATCAACATGATGTCGCGCCTGGCCCGCGAAGAGCTGGTGCACCATGAGCAAGTCATGCGCCTGATGAAAAAACGCAAGATCGAGCTGCGCCAGCTGCATGCCAGCCGCTATGCCTCGGGTTTGCGCAAGGTGGTACGCAGCCACGAACCGGTGAAGCTGGTGGACACCCTGGTGGTCGGGGCGTTTATCGAAGCGCGCAGTTGCGAGCGTTTCGAAGCACTGGTGCCGCATTTGGACGAAGAACTCGGCAAGTTCTACTTTGGCCTGCTGAAAAGCGAGGCACGGCATTTCCAGGGCTATCTGAAGCTGGCCTATCAATACGGTGATGCCAAGGATGTTGCCCAGGTCATCGAGCGGGTGAGGGCGGCCGAGCAGGAATTGATCGAATCACCCGATATCGAGTTCCGCTTTCACAGTGGCGTGCCAGCCTGA
- a CDS encoding universal stress protein, producing the protein MNEIGKILVIIEPEHSESLALKRAKLIAGVTGAHLHLLVCDKKHEHSALLALLKEQLSADGYNVTTELAWNNNLHETIIGVQQAEGCALVIKQHYPDSPLKKALLTPADWKLLRLCPAAVLLVKTATPWTDGVILAAIDVGNLDNEHKDLHAAIIDHGFDIASLAKGQLHVISAHPSPMLSAADPVFQLKETIEARYREQCKAFQAEFDIDDSRLHIEEGPADVLIPHTAYKLRAAVTIIGTVARTGISGALIGNTAEVVLDALESDVLVLKPQSIIDHLEELASKAQ; encoded by the coding sequence ATGAACGAAATTGGCAAAATCCTGGTGATCATTGAGCCCGAACACTCGGAAAGCCTGGCCCTCAAGCGCGCCAAGCTGATCGCTGGGGTGACAGGCGCTCATTTGCATCTGCTGGTGTGCGACAAAAAGCATGAGCATTCGGCGCTATTGGCCTTGCTCAAAGAGCAATTGTCGGCCGATGGCTACAACGTCACAACCGAACTGGCCTGGAACAACAACCTGCACGAAACCATCATCGGTGTGCAGCAGGCCGAAGGTTGCGCACTGGTGATCAAGCAGCACTACCCCGACAGCCCGCTGAAAAAGGCCCTGCTGACGCCGGCGGACTGGAAACTGCTGCGCTTGTGCCCGGCCGCTGTGCTGTTGGTCAAGACCGCGACCCCATGGACCGACGGGGTGATCCTGGCGGCCATCGACGTGGGCAACCTGGATAACGAGCATAAAGACCTGCACGCGGCCATCATCGACCATGGCTTTGACATCGCCAGCCTGGCCAAGGGCCAGTTGCATGTCATCAGCGCCCATCCCTCGCCCATGCTGTCGGCAGCCGATCCGGTGTTCCAGCTCAAGGAAACCATCGAGGCGCGCTATCGCGAGCAGTGCAAGGCGTTCCAGGCCGAATTCGACATTGACGACAGCCGCCTGCATATCGAAGAAGGCCCGGCGGATGTGCTGATCCCTCATACCGCCTATAAGTTGAGGGCGGCCGTCACGATCATTGGCACCGTGGCACGCACCGGGATTTCCGGGGCGCTGATCGGCAATACGGCGGAAGTGGTGCTGGATGCGCTGGAGAGCGATGTGCTGGTGCTCAAGCCCCAGAGCATCATCGACCACCTGGAGGAACTGGCCAGCAAGGCACAGTGA
- the acnB gene encoding bifunctional aconitate hydratase 2/2-methylisocitrate dehydratase, with translation MLEAYRKHIEERAALGIVPQPLNAEQTAGLVELLKNPPAGEEEFLVDLITNRIPPGVDEAAYVKAGFLSALAKGEVSSPLIDKKRAVELLGTMQGGYNIVTLVELLDDAELAAVAAAQLKHTLLMFDAFHDVAEKAKNGNTHAKEVIQSWADGEWFKNRPTLADKISLRVFKVTGETNTDDLSPAPDAWSRPDIPLHALAMLKMAREGIVPDEQGKTGPMKQIEEMRGQGFPIAYVGDVVGTGSSRKSATNSVLWFFGDDVPYVPNKRAGGFCFGSKIAPIFYNTMEDAGALPIEFDVTNMHMGDVIDLYPHAGKVCKHGTDEVLTTFEMKTPVLLDEVRAGGRIPLIIGRGLTDKARAELGLGPTDLFKLPEAPVDTGKGFTLAQKMVGKACGLPEGKGVRPGTYCEPKMTTVGSQDTTGPMTRDELKDLACLGFSTDLVMQSFCHTAAYPKPIDVTTHHTLPDFIMTRGGVSLRPGDGIIHSWLNRMLLPDTVGTGGDSHTRFPMGISFPAGSGLVAFAAATGVMPLDMPESILVRFKGKMKPGITLRDLVHAIPYYAIQSGLLTVEKKGKKNAFSGRILEIEGLNDLTLEQAFELSDASAERSAAGCTIKLSKDSVTEYLNSNITLLRWMIGEGYGDARTLERRAQAMEAWVANPELMEADADAEYAEVIEIDLAEINEPILCAPNDPDDARLLSSVAGEKIDEVFIGSCMTNIGHFRAAGKLLEQVKGQLPTRLWLSPPTKMDAHQLTEEGYYGIYGKAGARMEMPGCSLCMGNQARVEPNSTVVSTSTRNFPNRLGDGANVYLASAELAAVASTLGRLPTVEEYMGYAAKLDTMASDVYRYLNFDQIAEFRKIAASANIPVVQA, from the coding sequence GTGCTTGAAGCCTACCGCAAACATATCGAAGAGCGTGCAGCCCTGGGTATCGTTCCCCAGCCGCTAAACGCCGAACAAACCGCAGGCCTGGTCGAGCTGCTGAAAAATCCCCCGGCTGGCGAAGAAGAGTTTCTCGTTGACCTGATCACCAACCGCATTCCACCAGGCGTTGACGAAGCTGCCTACGTCAAGGCCGGTTTCCTGTCTGCCCTGGCCAAGGGCGAAGTGTCTTCCCCCCTGATCGACAAAAAGCGCGCGGTTGAACTGCTTGGCACCATGCAAGGCGGCTACAACATCGTGACCCTGGTCGAGCTGCTGGACGACGCTGAACTGGCCGCCGTTGCAGCTGCCCAGCTCAAGCACACCCTGCTGATGTTCGATGCATTCCACGACGTCGCGGAAAAAGCCAAGAACGGCAACACGCACGCCAAGGAAGTGATCCAGTCCTGGGCCGACGGCGAGTGGTTCAAGAACCGCCCGACCCTGGCCGACAAGATCAGCCTGCGCGTGTTCAAGGTCACCGGCGAAACCAACACCGACGACCTGTCCCCTGCTCCCGATGCCTGGTCCCGTCCTGACATCCCGCTGCACGCCCTGGCCATGCTGAAAATGGCCCGTGAAGGCATCGTGCCGGACGAGCAAGGCAAGACCGGCCCGATGAAGCAGATCGAAGAAATGCGCGGCCAGGGCTTCCCGATCGCTTACGTCGGTGACGTGGTCGGTACCGGTTCGTCCCGTAAGTCGGCAACCAACTCGGTGCTGTGGTTCTTCGGCGACGACGTCCCGTACGTGCCTAACAAGCGCGCTGGTGGCTTCTGCTTCGGCAGCAAGATCGCTCCCATCTTCTACAACACCATGGAAGATGCTGGCGCACTGCCAATCGAATTCGACGTCACCAACATGCACATGGGCGACGTGATCGACCTGTACCCGCATGCTGGCAAAGTGTGCAAACACGGCACCGACGAAGTCCTGACCACCTTCGAAATGAAGACCCCGGTCCTGTTGGACGAAGTCCGTGCCGGCGGCCGTATCCCGCTGATCATCGGCCGTGGCCTGACCGACAAGGCTCGCGCTGAGCTGGGTCTTGGCCCTACCGACCTGTTCAAGCTGCCTGAAGCACCGGTCGACACTGGCAAGGGTTTCACCCTGGCCCAGAAAATGGTCGGCAAGGCCTGCGGCCTGCCGGAAGGCAAAGGCGTTCGTCCAGGTACCTACTGCGAACCGAAGATGACCACCGTGGGTTCCCAGGACACCACCGGTCCAATGACCCGTGACGAACTGAAAGACCTGGCGTGCCTGGGCTTCTCCACCGATCTGGTGATGCAGTCCTTCTGCCACACCGCGGCCTATCCAAAGCCGATCGACGTGACCACCCACCACACCCTGCCTGACTTCATCATGACCCGTGGCGGTGTATCGCTGCGTCCAGGCGACGGCATCATCCACAGCTGGCTGAACCGCATGCTGCTGCCGGACACCGTGGGTACCGGTGGTGACTCCCACACCCGTTTCCCGATGGGCATTTCGTTCCCGGCCGGTTCTGGCCTGGTAGCGTTCGCCGCAGCCACTGGCGTAATGCCACTGGACATGCCTGAGTCGATCCTGGTGCGTTTCAAAGGCAAGATGAAACCTGGCATCACCCTGCGTGACCTGGTTCATGCCATTCCTTACTACGCAATCCAGTCCGGCCTGCTGACCGTTGAGAAGAAAGGCAAGAAAAACGCCTTCTCCGGCCGCATCCTGGAAATCGAAGGCCTGAACGACCTGACGCTGGAGCAGGCTTTCGAGCTGTCCGACGCCTCGGCCGAACGTTCGGCTGCCGGTTGCACCATCAAGCTGTCGAAAGACTCCGTCACCGAGTACCTGAACTCCAACATCACCCTGCTGCGCTGGATGATCGGTGAAGGCTACGGTGATGCGCGTACCCTGGAACGTCGTGCCCAAGCGATGGAAGCCTGGGTTGCCAACCCTGAGCTGATGGAAGCCGATGCCGACGCCGAATACGCCGAAGTCATCGAGATCGACCTGGCCGAAATCAACGAGCCAATCCTCTGCGCGCCAAACGACCCGGACGACGCCCGTCTGCTGTCCAGCGTCGCTGGCGAGAAGATCGACGAAGTGTTTATCGGTTCGTGCATGACCAACATCGGTCACTTCCGCGCTGCCGGCAAGTTGCTGGAACAGGTCAAGGGTCAGCTGCCAACCCGTCTGTGGCTGTCGCCGCCGACCAAGATGGACGCTCACCAACTGACCGAAGAAGGCTACTACGGCATCTACGGCAAGGCTGGCGCGCGCATGGAAATGCCGGGCTGCTCGCTGTGCATGGGTAACCAGGCACGTGTTGAGCCGAATTCGACCGTAGTGTCGACGTCGACCCGTAACTTCCCGAACCGTCTGGGTGATGGCGCGAACGTCTACCTGGCATCGGCCGAGTTGGCGGCAGTCGCCTCCACCCTGGGTCGCCTGCCGACCGTCGAAGAGTACATGGGCTACGCAGCGAAACTGGACACCATGGCCAGTGACGTCTACCGCTACCTGAACTTCGACCAGATCGCCGAGTTCCGTAAAATCGCAGCAAGCGCCAACATTCCGGTGGTTCAAGCCTAA
- a CDS encoding alpha/beta fold hydrolase, whose protein sequence is MWRNQYVIKNVFKDYAVSVEQIGDAPDKKNVLLVNGAMATTSAFARTSKCLAEHFNVVLFDLPFAGNSRAHNPNRCLVTKDDEVQILLALIEGFNIHHLVSASWGGLSTLLALAQKPDNVESSVVMSFAPGLNGPMLDYVSGAQALMARDDNAGIGHLLNQTLGKHLPPRLKSANQQHMAQLINAEQHQARFHIDQALKLNEGAYLPQLSNIDSHVHFLNGAWDEYTSAMDVQRFKQYIRDCSFSTAESSGHFLDLESRAAANGVHRALLGHLLTHRDARPEAFCMAPPHRAQLSFA, encoded by the coding sequence ATGTGGCGCAATCAATATGTGATCAAGAACGTCTTCAAGGACTATGCGGTGTCGGTGGAACAAATCGGCGATGCCCCCGATAAAAAGAATGTGCTGCTGGTCAATGGCGCCATGGCCACAACCTCGGCCTTTGCCCGTACCAGCAAGTGCCTGGCCGAACACTTCAACGTGGTGCTGTTTGACTTGCCATTCGCCGGAAACTCCCGGGCTCACAACCCGAATCGGTGCCTGGTGACCAAGGACGATGAAGTCCAGATCCTGCTGGCCTTGATCGAAGGCTTCAATATTCACCATCTGGTTTCCGCATCCTGGGGCGGCCTGTCGACCTTGCTGGCCCTCGCCCAGAAGCCGGACAACGTCGAAAGCTCGGTGGTGATGTCATTCGCTCCCGGCCTCAATGGTCCGATGCTCGACTACGTCAGCGGCGCCCAGGCACTCATGGCCCGGGATGACAACGCGGGTATCGGGCACTTGCTCAACCAGACGCTGGGCAAGCACCTGCCGCCCCGCCTCAAGAGTGCCAATCAACAGCACATGGCGCAGTTGATCAACGCCGAGCAGCATCAGGCGCGATTCCATATCGACCAGGCCCTCAAGCTCAATGAAGGGGCATACCTGCCCCAGCTTTCGAACATCGACAGCCACGTGCACTTTTTGAACGGTGCCTGGGACGAATACACCAGCGCCATGGACGTGCAGCGCTTCAAGCAGTACATCCGCGACTGCAGCTTCTCCACGGCCGAGAGCAGCGGGCACTTTCTGGATCTGGAATCCAGGGCTGCGGCCAACGGCGTGCACCGCGCGTTGCTCGGCCATTTGCTGACGCATCGCGACGCCCGGCCAGAGGCGTTTTGCATGGCGCCCCCTCACCGAGCGCAGTTGAGCTTCGCCTGA